One Ictalurus furcatus strain D&B chromosome 24, Billie_1.0, whole genome shotgun sequence DNA segment encodes these proteins:
- the psmb2 gene encoding proteasome subunit beta type-2, whose protein sequence is MEYLIGIQGQDFVLVAADNVAASSIIKMKHDYDKMFKLSEKILLLCVGEAGDTVQFAEYIQKNVQLYKMRNGYELSPAAAANFTRKNLADYLRSRTPYHVNLLLAGYDEADGPALYYMDYMSALAKAPFAAHGYGAFLTLSIMDRYYRPDLTREEALDLLKKCIEELNKRFILNLPSFTVRLIDKDGIHDMEKLLVGAK, encoded by the exons ATGGAATATTTGATTGGTATTCAGGGTCAGGATTTTGTCTTGGTTGCTGCAGATAACGTGGCCGCCAGCAGCATCATCAAAATGAAACACG ACTACGACAAAATGTTCAAACTGAGTGAGAAAATCCTGTTGCTGTGTGTCGGGGAGGCCGGAGATACGGTACAATTCGCAGAATACATCCAGAAAAATGTCCAGCTGTACAAAATGAGAAATG GATATGAGCTCAGTCCAGCGGCTGCTGCGAACTTCACCAGGAAGAACCTAGCAGATTATCTGCGCAGTAGG ACTCCATACCATGTGAACCTGCTTTTGGCTGGTTACGATGAGGCAGACGGGCCTGCGCTGTACTATATGGACTACATGTCTGCGCTGGCTAAAGCCCCCTTTGCTGCACACGGATACGGAGCTTTCCTCACGCTGTCCATCATGGACAGATACTACAGGCCAG ATCTGACACGTGAAGAGGCACTAGACCTTCTGAAGAAGTGTATAGAAGAG CTCAACAAGCGCTTTATCCTGAACTTGCCCTCGTTCACCGTTCGTTTGATCGACAAGGATGGCATTCACGACATGGAGAAGCTTCTTGTGGGGGCAAAGTAA